The bacterium DNA window CTTATAACAAGCTACCCGTTCGCGGTAATTGCCAAGAGGCATGCCCTTCTCGGCATAGTGCCTTCGAAACAATTCAACATGATCGACGCCCCGCGGCCAGAAATCTATCCAGGCAATGTCGTAGGCAAAATCTCCGTACATGGCCTCCCAGTCAAGCACCGCCGTCACCTTGCCATCTTGGGCCAGCATATTGTCATATCCATACCCGCCGTGCAGCAGATAACGGTCTTCCGGGCAGGCCTCAAGCAGGGGCATCATCCGTCCATAGTATTCATCAAATCGGGCGCGATTCAAGAATGTGGTATCGAACAGAACGTGCCATTTACCCAAAAAACCTTCAGCACGCTCTTCTTCGTTGGCATGGGCGATGAACTTCTTCCAGGACGGGAAAAGCCCGTTGCCATTGTCGCCGATCCAGCCATAACCCTTCCACCGCGTGACATCGGTGGTATGAATGGCATGGGCGATCTTGATCACATCCGGAAGGATCTGGTCGTACTCATCCTTGGACATTGACTTGAGGCCTCGTCCCGGCATTTTTTTGGATATGCAGTAGAACAGGTCCCCATAACTGCCGACTTTGATAACCGGCGGTATCAGTATCTCAGGCGAGGCAAAGTTCTGGTATATGAATGCTTCCTTCTGGTAGCTGGCGTCCATTTTACCGGTCATGAACCGCAGGATATATTCGCCATCGCCGGCTTTGAACGACAGAGTTTGGGCGACCAACCCTCCCTGAAGCGGGGTCGGGTTAATGATCGGCTGATCAAAGGTTTCTTTCAGCAGAGCTAATATATTTTCCTGCGTGACCTCGGGCTTGATGCTTTCCATATAAATACTTTCAGCTACTGAATTGGTATGGTTGTACCTCTTATCTCAGATTCATCAACAGGAACGTATACTCCAAGGCGGACCTTTTGGCCAGCTGGACATTGGTGGACGATCCGCCGTGGCCGCCTTCGGTATTCTCGTAATATAATACCCTGCACCCCATCTCGTTCATCCTGGCCGCCATCTTGCGGGCATGTCCGGGGTGAACCCGGTCGTCCCGGGTGGAAGTGGTAAACAGCACCTCGGGATATTTAATCCCGGGCTTCAAGTTGTGGTAGGGCGAATATTTTTTGAGGTAGGCCCATTCTTCGGGTATGTCTGGATCCCCATATTCGGCCATCCAACTGGCCCCGGCCAGCAGCTTGTTGTACCTTTTCATATCCAGCAGCGGGGCCCCGCAGACCACGGCCCGGTAAAGTTCTGGCCGCTGGGTAAGGGCCACGCCCATCAGCAGACCGCCATTGCTTCCCCCCATGATTCCCAGGTGGCGGGTAGTGGTGATCTTCCGGGAGATTAGATCCTCGGAGACCGCATAAAAATCATCAAACACGTCCTGACGCTTTTCCTTGATACCGGCCTGGTGCCAGCGCGGCCCGAACTCGCCGCCCCCTCTGATATTGGCCAGTACAAAGACCCCTCCTTTTTCAAGCCACCCCTTTCCCCAATCCTCAAGATAGTAGGGCAACATGGCATGTTCAAAACCCCCGTAGGCATAAAGGAGGGTGGGATTGCTTCCATCGTATCTTATTGATTCTGGACCCACCACAAAGTAGGGCACCATGGTCCCGTCCTTGGACCTGGCCAGATACTGCCGTGCCCGGTACTTGCCGCCGTCAAAATATGCCGGCATAGACTTCACCATCCTTTGGGCGCCGCTTCCGGCATCGGCATAATAAAGTACAGACGGCGTCACAAAATCCTCATAGTAGTAGAAATACTGGCCGGACGAGAGGTCGGCCGCGGCCAGTTGTATGGATCCGTATTCCGGGGTATCGACCTTGGTCTTGGTCCACCGGCCGTTTTTGTAGGCGCATGTGTACAGGACGCTCCTGACATTTCTCAGCATTTTCACCAGCAGTTTGTCGCCGGCGGCCATCACATCTTCTACGCTGGAGCTATCATCCGGACAGGCTATCAGTTTCAGGTCGCGTTTTCCCTTTAGCAGGGCCGGATAATCTGCGCTTATCACCGAGCCCTGGAGGAATGTCTGGCGGCCAGCCTTCCAGTCCGATCTCAGCCGGATGATGGCCCGGCTTTTCACGAAGTCGGTTATATAAGCGTCGTCCGGTATATTGAGTTTTATCAGATCCCCCTGCTCGTAGCCGAAGATGGTCCGGGAATAGGCCGTGTGTTCCTGGATAATGACGGGATAGTCCCGCTCTGCCGTTTTGAACGATTCGGCCCAGACACCTACATCCGTCACAGCGCCTTCATGGATCACCGGCGCATCCTTGATGTCCGTCCCTCTCCTCCATCGCCGCACCTGACGCGAGTAGCCGGAACTGGTCAGCGTTCCCTCCCCGAAATCCCGGGAAACCAGCAGGGTGTTCTCGTCCAAATAAGTGGCGTCGCCCTTGGACTCCGGCATGGAAAATCCTTCCTCCACAAAGGACTTCTTGACAGCATCGTACTCCCGAAGAACAGTGGCATCACCACCTTCCCTGGAGAGTTGAATCAGGAATCTTGAATAGGAAGGAAACAAACCGAAAACGCCATGGTAATCCCAGTTGACCCCATCTTTCCGGGAAAGCTCATCCATATCAATCAGCGTTTCCCATTCCGAGTCGCCCCCAAGATAACTCTGCCGGGATGCCCTCCGCCACAATCCCCGCTGGTGGTCCTTGTCCTTCCAGAAATTGTATATGAACTCTCCCCTTATACCCGGCCGGGCTATCCTGTCGGCGGAATCATATATCTCCAGACAGTTCCGGTAGATCTCCTGGTACTCCGGCGGGCTGGAAAGCAGGTCCGTGGTAGCAGTATTTTGCAGATTTACCCAGTCCATCGACGGTTTTCCGTCAATATCCTCCAGCCAGAGGTATGGATCTTCCGTCTGGGCAATTGTTGATTTAGTGTTCATAAACAGTAAGATGACAATTAGAATGTTTTGTTTAATATGGCGGGAAATGTTTCTTCGGAAGTATGACTTGCTCATTTTTCGCCTATCATCTCGCGGGCGTGCTTGATGGTTGTTTCCGTGATCTTGCTCCCCCCCAGCATCCGGGCCAGCTCGTCCACCCGCTGTTTTTGGTCCAGCTGCTGCACATTGGTGATGGTCCGGCCCTTGTTCTCCTGCTTGCTGACCACGTAGTGGGAATCGCCCAGGGCCGCGATCTGCGGCAGATGGGTAATGCACAGCACCTGGCGCTTATTGCCGATCTCCTTCAACTTATGGCCCACCGCCTCGGCCACCCGGCCGCCTATCCCGGCGTCGATCTCGTCGAACACCAGCACCGGCACGGCATCGGCCTCGGCCAAAATGGTCTTGATGGCCAGCATCACCCGGGAGATCTCGCCGCCCGAAGCTATCTTGGCCAAAGGCTTGGGGTCTTCCCCGGGGTTGGGAGAGATCAGGAACCGCACCTGGTCAATGCCCCACGATTCCGTTTTCTGCCTTTGTTTTTTGACTTCCACCAGCCCGTCTGTATCCGGCGTCTGAGCGACCTCGGTCTTGAACACTGCTTTCTCCATCCCCAGGTCCTTTAACTGCCCGATCACTTCCTTGGAAAGCTTTTTGGCGGCCTCGGTCCGTTTGGAGGAAAGCGACAGGGCCTGCTTTTCCAGCTCCTGCCTTTCGTTTTCCATTTCTGCCCTTAACTTGGCAATGATCTCCTCGCCGTGCTCCACGCTTTCCAGTTCCAGTTTGACCCGTTGGGCGTGTTCCAGCACCGCCTCGATGGTACCCTGTTTCTGTCCGTATTTTTTCTTGAGCGTTTTGATCAGGTCCAGCCGGTCGCGGATCACTTCCAGCCGCTCGGGATCGAACTGCAGTTTGTCCCGGTATTGGCGCAAAGACCGGGCGGTCTCCTCCAGCTGGGCCAGCGAGCCCTGTACCGCGTCCCGGCTTTCGTTCTGGCGTTCGTCTATCGAGGAAAGATCGGTGAACAAGTTTTCCAGTGTCCCCAGCCGTTCGATTATGGAGCCCTCGCCGTCGTACAAAAGCTCGTAGGCCTGGTTGGCCGAGGCGAAAAGTTTTTCGGTGTTCTCTAAGATGAACTTTTCCTTCTCCAGTTCCTCCTCCTGCCCGGCCTGCAGGCCGGCGTCAGTGATCTCCTTTAGCTGGAACTGGTACAGGTCTATCTTCTCCCGGGTCAGCTGTTCCTTGTGGACCAGCTCGTCCAGCTGCTTTTTGGTCTTGTGGTAATCCGAGAACAGCTGGGACACCTGCCCCCGCAACGGTTCCAGATGCCCGAAGGCGTCCAGGTAGTCCAGGTGCCGCTCCTCGTAGAGCAAGGATTGGTGCTGGTGCTGGCCGTGCATATCCAGCAGGACGTCGCCCAGGCGCTTCAGGCCGGCCAGGTTCACCGGGCTGTCGTTGACAAAGGCCC harbors:
- the recN gene encoding DNA repair protein RecN, with amino-acid sequence MLTKLTVKDYALIESLEVDFAPGLNILTGETGAGKSILIGALGLALGERADLDSVRTGAKAAVVEAEFSVKSYRPVAELLKELETEPSVDPLIVRREVNAAGKSRAFVNDSPVNLAGLKRLGDVLLDMHGQHQHQSLLYEERHLDYLDAFGHLEPLRGQVSQLFSDYHKTKKQLDELVHKEQLTREKIDLYQFQLKEITDAGLQAGQEEELEKEKFILENTEKLFASANQAYELLYDGEGSIIERLGTLENLFTDLSSIDERQNESRDAVQGSLAQLEETARSLRQYRDKLQFDPERLEVIRDRLDLIKTLKKKYGQKQGTIEAVLEHAQRVKLELESVEHGEEIIAKLRAEMENERQELEKQALSLSSKRTEAAKKLSKEVIGQLKDLGMEKAVFKTEVAQTPDTDGLVEVKKQRQKTESWGIDQVRFLISPNPGEDPKPLAKIASGGEISRVMLAIKTILAEADAVPVLVFDEIDAGIGGRVAEAVGHKLKEIGNKRQVLCITHLPQIAALGDSHYVVSKQENKGRTITNVQQLDQKQRVDELARMLGGSKITETTIKHAREMIGEK
- a CDS encoding prolyl oligopeptidase family serine peptidase, with the translated sequence MNTKSTIAQTEDPYLWLEDIDGKPSMDWVNLQNTATTDLLSSPPEYQEIYRNCLEIYDSADRIARPGIRGEFIYNFWKDKDHQRGLWRRASRQSYLGGDSEWETLIDMDELSRKDGVNWDYHGVFGLFPSYSRFLIQLSREGGDATVLREYDAVKKSFVEEGFSMPESKGDATYLDENTLLVSRDFGEGTLTSSGYSRQVRRWRRGTDIKDAPVIHEGAVTDVGVWAESFKTAERDYPVIIQEHTAYSRTIFGYEQGDLIKLNIPDDAYITDFVKSRAIIRLRSDWKAGRQTFLQGSVISADYPALLKGKRDLKLIACPDDSSSVEDVMAAGDKLLVKMLRNVRSVLYTCAYKNGRWTKTKVDTPEYGSIQLAAADLSSGQYFYYYEDFVTPSVLYYADAGSGAQRMVKSMPAYFDGGKYRARQYLARSKDGTMVPYFVVGPESIRYDGSNPTLLYAYGGFEHAMLPYYLEDWGKGWLEKGGVFVLANIRGGGEFGPRWHQAGIKEKRQDVFDDFYAVSEDLISRKITTTRHLGIMGGSNGGLLMGVALTQRPELYRAVVCGAPLLDMKRYNKLLAGASWMAEYGDPDIPEEWAYLKKYSPYHNLKPGIKYPEVLFTTSTRDDRVHPGHARKMAARMNEMGCRVLYYENTEGGHGGSSTNVQLAKRSALEYTFLLMNLR
- a CDS encoding aminoglycoside phosphotransferase family protein, encoding MESIKPEVTQENILALLKETFDQPIINPTPLQGGLVAQTLSFKAGDGEYILRFMTGKMDASYQKEAFIYQNFASPEILIPPVIKVGSYGDLFYCISKKMPGRGLKSMSKDEYDQILPDVIKIAHAIHTTDVTRWKGYGWIGDNGNGLFPSWKKFIAHANEEERAEGFLGKWHVLFDTTFLNRARFDEYYGRMMPLLEACPEDRYLLHGGYGYDNMLAQDGKVTAVLDWEAMYGDFAYDIAWIDFWPRGVDHVELFRRHYAEKGMPLGNYRERVACYKHYMGLDAMKFFAKTNNREAYGYVCQILDKLKI